One Roseimaritima multifibrata DNA window includes the following coding sequences:
- a CDS encoding GDSL-type esterase/lipase family protein — protein MRLPSFGFLLVAVLGSSLFGQDLPKLSPLPVAVPTTEVTANPEVPFDEAVKAAAEKRWEKEINAIEARDKLNPDPEDGILFIGSSSIRLWETIAEDIAPYLPIQRGYGGSNFSNVAVFAKRLIEPHQYKAMVVFVANDVTGRETDKTPEEVIELMDYVIEVSRKHQPDAPVFVIEITPTASRWKTWSEIRQVNAAIREYCLTTPNVHFIPTAEYYLDAEGNPIPESFRSDKLHLTRSGYKLWGRLIKQRLDDFLPTN, from the coding sequence ATGCGTTTGCCTTCCTTTGGATTTCTTCTGGTTGCGGTCCTTGGATCGAGTCTTTTCGGACAGGACTTACCTAAATTATCTCCGCTTCCGGTCGCGGTCCCCACGACAGAAGTTACAGCGAATCCCGAAGTCCCATTTGACGAAGCCGTCAAAGCTGCCGCGGAAAAACGCTGGGAAAAAGAGATCAACGCGATTGAAGCGAGGGATAAACTGAATCCCGACCCAGAGGATGGGATCCTATTTATCGGCAGCAGTAGCATTCGGTTATGGGAGACGATCGCAGAGGACATCGCCCCCTATCTTCCGATCCAGCGAGGCTACGGAGGAAGCAATTTCTCGAATGTCGCGGTCTTTGCCAAACGGCTGATCGAGCCACACCAGTACAAGGCGATGGTAGTCTTCGTCGCCAACGATGTAACGGGGCGCGAGACCGACAAGACGCCAGAAGAGGTCATCGAGTTAATGGACTACGTGATTGAAGTTTCACGCAAACATCAACCGGACGCCCCGGTATTTGTCATTGAAATCACCCCCACAGCAAGCCGCTGGAAAACGTGGTCTGAAATTCGCCAGGTTAACGCAGCGATCCGTGAATACTGCCTGACAACGCCGAATGTTCATTTCATCCCTACAGCGGAATATTACCTCGACGCGGAAGGCAATCCGATCCCCGAGAGCTTCCGGAGCGACAAACTGCACCTCACCCGTTCCGGCTATAAACTATGGGGTCGTCTAATCAAGCAACGCCTAGACGACTTCCTGCCCACCAACTAG
- a CDS encoding DUF6807 domain-containing protein, which produces MSPFQLRIVLTIGCLLGGVVVHNESAFGKEPLQAKLVQSPTAISVSLGSQEVMRYHIGTVPSPEGMDPDYARSGYIHPLKTLQGRTVTGDFSPDHPHQHALFAAWVKTKFNGHPVDFWNQQRKTGNVVHHAVDSVTSDAKGVRFTVQHRYIDVTDPEQSVDVLAEEWDVSVPHQQGPDVLFDIHVRQKLIADSPLELAPYLYGGMAMRGGNQWVREGAAKVDRQYNEAIKDGVAAIPPSLDQIGFAFLTSEGLGRHNGNHSKARWVDIHGKTDDELVGVTVLSHPDNFRAPQSVRLHPSMPYFCFAPVVEEGFVIDKNHPYNAKYRYIVHDGLPDAVANDRRWEEYAAE; this is translated from the coding sequence ATGAGCCCTTTTCAGCTGCGAATAGTTTTGACGATCGGATGTTTGCTTGGTGGGGTTGTCGTTCACAATGAATCGGCATTCGGAAAAGAACCTCTGCAGGCGAAATTGGTCCAGTCGCCGACCGCAATTTCGGTCTCCCTGGGATCACAGGAGGTGATGCGTTATCACATTGGGACCGTGCCTTCACCGGAAGGGATGGACCCAGACTATGCAAGAAGTGGCTACATTCATCCATTGAAAACCTTGCAGGGGAGAACCGTCACTGGAGATTTTTCGCCCGATCACCCCCATCAGCATGCCCTTTTTGCCGCCTGGGTTAAAACCAAATTCAATGGACATCCCGTTGATTTCTGGAACCAGCAAAGGAAGACCGGAAACGTTGTTCATCATGCGGTCGATTCGGTCACAAGCGATGCCAAAGGAGTCCGGTTTACTGTCCAACATCGTTACATCGATGTGACGGATCCCGAGCAGTCAGTCGATGTATTGGCTGAAGAGTGGGATGTTTCGGTGCCTCATCAGCAGGGACCCGACGTCCTCTTCGACATCCATGTCCGTCAGAAATTGATCGCTGATTCGCCGCTGGAGCTGGCACCCTACCTGTACGGCGGAATGGCCATGCGGGGCGGCAATCAATGGGTCCGCGAAGGGGCTGCTAAGGTGGACCGTCAATACAACGAAGCGATCAAAGATGGGGTTGCGGCGATTCCCCCCAGTCTGGACCAAATCGGGTTTGCGTTTTTAACTAGCGAAGGGCTGGGACGTCACAACGGAAATCACTCAAAAGCCCGCTGGGTCGATATTCATGGCAAGACCGATGATGAGCTGGTCGGAGTGACCGTGTTGTCGCATCCCGACAATTTCCGCGCTCCACAATCGGTAAGGCTGCATCCCTCTATGCCTTACTTCTGTTTTGCCCCTGTCGTGGAGGAAGGTTTTGTCATCGACAAGAACCATCCCTATAACGCAAAGTACCGATACATCGTCCATGACGGATTACCTGATGCCGTTGCAAACGACCGACGCTGGGAAGAATATGCCGCCGAATAG
- the dcd gene encoding dCTP deaminase codes for MILSGDAIQKKLGSDIHIEPFDSERLNPNSYNLRLHDELLVYEEIVLDMRTPNRYRRMSIPPEGLVLQPDRLYLGRTIERLETHNLVPMVSSRSSLTRLGLFVGTNSGFGDVGYSGHWTLELYCVQPIRIYAGVQVCEIFYHELCGEVDEYCSSKYQNANDIQPSLMFREIGSGDESEQQLELDFDRLADHSS; via the coding sequence ATGATCCTCTCCGGTGATGCGATTCAAAAAAAGTTAGGCTCCGATATTCATATCGAACCATTTGACAGCGAACGCTTGAACCCGAATAGCTACAACCTAAGACTGCATGACGAGCTGTTGGTCTACGAAGAGATTGTTCTCGACATGCGGACTCCCAATCGTTACCGCCGCATGTCGATACCGCCAGAAGGGCTGGTCTTGCAGCCAGACCGGTTGTATCTGGGACGCACGATAGAGCGACTGGAGACCCACAACTTGGTGCCAATGGTCAGCAGTCGAAGCTCGCTGACACGCCTGGGGCTTTTTGTGGGAACCAACAGTGGATTTGGCGACGTCGGCTACAGTGGCCACTGGACTTTAGAACTGTACTGCGTCCAGCCGATTCGAATCTACGCAGGTGTCCAGGTTTGCGAAATTTTCTACCACGAATTATGTGGCGAAGTTGACGAATACTGCAGCAGTAAATATCAGAATGCTAACGATATCCAGCCGAGCCTAATGTTCCGCGAAATTGGTAGCGGCGACGAAAGTGAGCAGCAACTGGAGCTTGATTTTGATCGGCTGGCCGATCACTCTTCGTAG
- a CDS encoding OsmC family protein gives MSVEITAQHHGGQKVVAVHSPSGAKLATDAPRDNGGQGNDFSPTDLVATALGSCILTIMGLVAARHELDLAGARVQVIKEMVSHPLRRIGSLKTTVTFPVGLVPEQIRSRLEAAAGKCPVHQSLHHDIDAPIIFIYEE, from the coding sequence ATGAGCGTTGAAATCACGGCTCAGCATCACGGCGGCCAAAAAGTGGTGGCCGTCCATAGCCCTAGCGGGGCAAAACTAGCAACCGATGCCCCCCGTGATAACGGCGGGCAAGGGAATGACTTTTCGCCTACCGATCTTGTCGCCACCGCGCTTGGATCCTGCATCCTGACAATCATGGGCTTGGTGGCTGCACGCCATGAACTGGACCTTGCTGGGGCTCGTGTCCAAGTCATTAAAGAGATGGTCAGCCACCCGCTGCGGCGGATTGGTTCCCTAAAAACCACCGTCACGTTTCCCGTTGGATTAGTCCCCGAGCAGATTCGCTCGCGACTGGAAGCGGCAGCGGGGAAATGCCCAGTGCACCAAAGCCTTCATCACGACATCGATGCGCCAATTATTTTCATCTACGAAGAGTGA
- a CDS encoding NADPH:quinone reductase: MKAAYFERTGAPDVIQYGDLPDPTVGTGQVLIRNEAVALNPIDTYIRSGAIAMNLPLPYVPGCDLAGTIVEVGEGVTGFRSGDRVWATNQGLLGRQGTFSELSAVNAEWVYPIPDGVEASTAAATALVGITAHIGLSRAKIRSGETILVIGGAGGVGSMVVQMAKANGAQVITTCGSDEKCQIAYDLGADHTINYQRESIAGRTHELAPEGVNIFWETRREPDFDVAIDLLAQRGRMVLMAGRDARPSFPVGAFYVKECSLHGFVMFKATPDEMRVAADDINEWLANEQLKPRIGLRLPLSKAAEAHALQEQATLEGTGEVSGKIILEIPS; encoded by the coding sequence ATGAAAGCCGCCTATTTTGAACGAACCGGAGCTCCAGATGTCATTCAGTATGGCGATTTGCCCGATCCGACTGTCGGTACGGGACAGGTTTTAATCCGAAACGAAGCGGTCGCCCTGAACCCAATTGACACCTACATTCGCAGTGGTGCAATTGCGATGAATTTACCTCTTCCCTATGTTCCCGGCTGCGACCTTGCCGGGACCATCGTTGAAGTAGGTGAAGGGGTAACCGGATTCCGTTCGGGAGATCGCGTCTGGGCAACGAATCAAGGATTGCTCGGCCGGCAAGGGACCTTCTCAGAACTCTCCGCCGTAAACGCAGAATGGGTCTATCCAATTCCTGATGGCGTGGAAGCAAGCACAGCTGCTGCGACGGCGCTTGTCGGCATCACCGCACACATCGGTCTCTCCCGAGCCAAAATTCGATCGGGCGAAACGATCCTTGTCATCGGTGGCGCTGGCGGAGTCGGATCGATGGTGGTCCAGATGGCCAAAGCCAATGGAGCTCAGGTTATCACCACTTGTGGCAGTGACGAAAAATGTCAAATCGCATACGACTTAGGGGCCGATCATACGATCAACTATCAACGCGAATCGATCGCCGGACGCACCCATGAACTCGCTCCCGAGGGCGTCAATATTTTCTGGGAAACACGAAGAGAGCCGGACTTCGACGTTGCGATTGACCTGCTTGCACAGCGAGGCCGTATGGTCCTAATGGCGGGCCGCGACGCGCGTCCTAGTTTTCCTGTCGGCGCGTTCTATGTTAAAGAATGCTCGCTGCATGGCTTTGTGATGTTTAAAGCGACCCCAGATGAAATGCGAGTCGCCGCCGATGACATCAACGAGTGGCTAGCGAACGAACAACTGAAACCGCGAATCGGCTTGCGACTGCCGCTTTCCAAAGCCGCAGAAGCCCATGCATTACAAGAACAGGCAACCCTCGAAGGAACCGGGGAAGTCAGCGGAAAAATTATTTTGGAGATCCCATCATGA
- a CDS encoding anti-sigma factor family protein: MSSQPSPHDIDVDPVDEQLVAYLDGELSTAERQDLERKLLSDASLRARMRELQSGWQMLEDLPQATVKDNFTQSTLEMVAADIQSETKAVRPLPRWGRLIAILLATVAAGAVGAVLVLITHEVERQRQFADLPIAEHLDAYLVTDDLEWLQEISQDPTWLDTIESAEKVGAFGPKGLPTSTPELQDLSPSELAEQLPLLHPTVRRRIDTGWQRFQNLSPDKQAEVRQRAQEIAATENPEELLRTIEAYAHLKRNWSDETAATIQSGNPDDRELAFRKSLAKSRRLWLRQLSESDSDAIFDALHLIASGWLENLENSDQLWKEYARDYINRTSGPDQDDRFPDEETALLHWLFVIGRGRFAPFSIAEEDAIKAVLSDPVREALVRETLDKLPSSGDMEEDLVRGWLVEAVQRKTRTNYAQTLAGLEPRVQLEIELSPPERIFPLLESKSREGRMRDSFFRPSGPPSSNSKFPPKSPPRPLPRN; this comes from the coding sequence ATGTCCAGTCAACCCTCGCCACACGATATCGATGTCGATCCAGTGGATGAGCAACTTGTTGCTTATCTGGACGGCGAGCTATCGACTGCGGAGCGACAGGATTTGGAACGCAAGCTACTAAGTGATGCCTCGCTCCGTGCTCGGATGCGGGAATTACAGAGTGGCTGGCAGATGCTTGAAGACCTTCCCCAGGCAACGGTCAAAGACAACTTTACGCAGTCGACTCTGGAAATGGTTGCGGCTGACATCCAGTCCGAGACGAAAGCCGTACGACCGCTGCCCCGGTGGGGACGCTTGATCGCGATCCTGCTGGCGACCGTTGCGGCAGGCGCGGTGGGTGCAGTACTGGTTTTAATTACACACGAAGTCGAACGGCAGCGACAATTTGCTGACCTGCCAATCGCCGAACATTTGGATGCTTACCTAGTTACCGATGACCTGGAATGGTTGCAGGAAATTAGCCAGGATCCGACTTGGCTGGACACGATCGAATCAGCCGAAAAGGTAGGTGCCTTCGGTCCGAAAGGGTTGCCAACATCGACTCCCGAACTGCAAGACCTTTCGCCATCGGAACTGGCTGAGCAACTGCCTCTGCTTCACCCTACGGTACGCCGCCGGATCGACACCGGGTGGCAGCGGTTCCAGAACTTATCGCCTGACAAGCAAGCAGAAGTCCGGCAACGTGCACAAGAGATCGCTGCGACCGAAAACCCTGAGGAACTGCTTCGCACGATCGAAGCTTACGCCCACCTAAAACGGAACTGGTCGGATGAAACAGCTGCGACGATCCAGTCAGGAAATCCCGACGACCGTGAACTCGCGTTTCGTAAATCGCTTGCTAAATCACGCAGACTATGGCTTCGGCAATTAAGCGAAAGCGATTCCGATGCGATCTTTGACGCACTGCATCTGATCGCTTCCGGATGGCTGGAAAACTTGGAAAACAGTGACCAACTATGGAAAGAATACGCACGCGATTACATCAACCGAACCTCCGGACCCGACCAAGACGACCGTTTTCCCGATGAAGAAACGGCTTTGCTTCACTGGCTGTTTGTTATCGGTCGAGGACGGTTTGCCCCGTTCAGTATCGCTGAAGAAGATGCGATCAAAGCGGTCCTCAGCGATCCGGTCCGTGAAGCTCTGGTTCGTGAGACGCTGGACAAACTCCCTTCATCAGGCGACATGGAAGAGGATTTGGTGCGAGGTTGGTTGGTCGAAGCGGTCCAGCGAAAGACTCGCACAAATTATGCTCAAACCCTTGCCGGCTTAGAGCCCCGGGTCCAACTGGAAATCGAACTTTCGCCTCCGGAGAGGATTTTCCCATTGCTTGAGAGCAAAAGCCGCGAAGGCCGAATGCGTGATTCCTTTTTCCGCCCCTCGGGACCTCCTTCATCCAATTCCAAGTTTCCTCCAAAATCTCCGCCTAGACCCCTACCGCGCAACTGA
- a CDS encoding RNA polymerase sigma factor produces MRYQKSDPDVRLMLRVKEDDAGAFEELVQRYQGRLLRLLEHMGPKRELADDMTQEVFLRVFRARKSYQPGAKFSTWLFTIAGNVARNAARSSGRRQEISEIDTSRTTSGSQAAVLSSLAVDSSGLMPTRVIEGEERAEIVRAAIHLLGDRQREALLLSKFEGLSYAEISEVMELSTKAVKSLLSRARVNLKDILAPYIDSGSQPSQPNP; encoded by the coding sequence ATGCGATATCAAAAGTCCGACCCGGACGTGCGATTGATGCTGCGCGTGAAAGAAGACGACGCCGGTGCGTTTGAGGAACTTGTGCAACGATATCAGGGACGGTTGCTCCGTTTGCTTGAGCATATGGGTCCCAAAAGAGAATTAGCAGATGACATGACTCAGGAGGTTTTTTTGCGAGTGTTTCGCGCCCGCAAGAGCTACCAACCCGGAGCCAAATTTTCGACATGGTTGTTTACGATCGCAGGAAATGTAGCTCGCAATGCAGCCCGATCTTCGGGAAGACGACAAGAGATCAGCGAGATAGACACCTCAAGAACCACATCCGGTAGCCAAGCGGCGGTCCTGTCCTCGCTGGCAGTCGATTCAAGCGGTTTAATGCCCACCCGCGTGATCGAGGGAGAGGAGCGAGCTGAAATTGTGCGAGCCGCAATCCACTTGCTGGGAGATCGACAACGCGAAGCACTGCTGCTCTCAAAATTTGAAGGACTTAGTTACGCAGAAATCTCTGAAGTGATGGAGCTTAGTACGAAGGCGGTCAAATCGCTGCTCAGTCGAGCTCGCGTTAATCTGAAAGACATCCTCGCCCCCTACATCGATTCAGGTTCTCAACCAAGCCAGCCGAATCCTTAA
- a CDS encoding NUDIX hydrolase, with protein MSTPSPDSETVYSCARFTVHEVPVTLPSGEQVIKPIIRQNGAVVIVPELPDGRIVMIRNYRYSLGKTLLELPAGTMEPNEDPLETAVRELQEETGYVAGSIKAVQPFYAAPGNCNEQMHLFIARDLTQGPPKRELGEQIENEILDWETIAELLQANQIEDAKTLIGVMMYDRFYRQQKSPR; from the coding sequence ATGTCAACTCCGTCTCCGGATTCAGAAACCGTTTATTCGTGTGCGCGATTTACGGTACACGAAGTCCCAGTGACTCTGCCGAGTGGGGAGCAGGTGATCAAACCGATCATCCGGCAAAACGGAGCGGTTGTCATCGTTCCGGAACTACCCGATGGCCGAATTGTGATGATTCGAAATTATCGCTACTCGCTTGGCAAAACCCTTTTGGAACTGCCTGCTGGCACCATGGAACCGAACGAAGATCCACTTGAAACGGCCGTTCGCGAGCTCCAGGAAGAAACCGGGTATGTCGCGGGCTCGATAAAAGCGGTGCAGCCTTTTTATGCCGCCCCTGGAAACTGTAATGAACAGATGCACCTGTTCATCGCCCGTGACCTGACACAAGGTCCACCGAAGCGAGAATTAGGGGAGCAAATCGAAAACGAAATTCTTGATTGGGAGACGATCGCCGAATTGCTGCAGGCGAACCAAATTGAGGATGCGAAAACACTAATCGGGGTCATGATGTATGACCGTTTCTACCGTCAGCAAAAAAGTCCCCGCTAA
- a CDS encoding polysaccharide biosynthesis/export family protein has protein sequence MHHRRNTTAQRSPFALCTLLLIALSAFGGCAIRGAVPASQLPDMLRVPRREAKIPLDLSLLSQPMPAEHVVQAGDVLGIHIEDILGDRGLMPTVAFLPGNNGESNLLREPAVGQPIQVQHSGTIRLPMADPIYVSGLTLPQVYDRIRQVYVQQRKLLKAGKENIQVNLIRPRSQRVMVIREDSSSLAPTVTRDDTRIVSRRGSADVIELPAYENDVLHALVRSGGLPGLDGLDEVWVLRSKQTNDTQRMQAVTMLREGESYDAVSQCIGGSAGIHRIPLRLRPDAPLPFGPEDILLYDNDVLFVPARDKEYFLTGGLLGGAKIPLPRDHDVDVLEAIAIANGHIDGPVAATTSFVNGPGNVFPPSRVLLVRRWGREQQMKIEVDIHEAMNNPRERIIIQPGDLVILKYTPTEIVLNAALNTVNLNYSLNDN, from the coding sequence ATGCATCATCGCCGCAACACGACTGCTCAACGCTCGCCGTTTGCACTTTGCACGCTGCTGTTGATCGCTTTGTCAGCCTTTGGCGGCTGCGCAATCCGTGGCGCTGTTCCGGCAAGCCAATTGCCGGACATGCTGCGAGTTCCCCGGCGTGAAGCCAAGATCCCATTGGATCTTTCGCTGTTGTCACAGCCCATGCCCGCAGAGCACGTGGTTCAAGCTGGCGACGTTCTGGGCATCCATATCGAAGACATTCTCGGTGACCGAGGCCTGATGCCGACCGTCGCATTCTTGCCGGGAAACAACGGCGAATCCAATTTGCTTCGCGAGCCGGCTGTTGGACAACCCATTCAGGTTCAACATAGCGGAACCATCCGCTTGCCGATGGCCGATCCCATTTATGTTTCCGGTTTGACACTGCCGCAGGTTTACGATCGCATTCGGCAGGTCTACGTTCAGCAGCGTAAACTTTTAAAGGCGGGCAAAGAGAACATTCAAGTGAACCTGATTCGGCCTCGGAGTCAGCGGGTCATGGTGATCCGGGAAGACAGCAGTTCGCTGGCTCCGACAGTCACCCGAGATGACACGCGAATCGTTTCGCGCCGTGGGTCGGCCGATGTTATCGAATTGCCCGCCTATGAGAATGATGTACTGCATGCCCTCGTCAGATCGGGAGGCCTTCCCGGCCTGGACGGGCTGGATGAAGTCTGGGTGCTGCGGTCGAAACAAACCAATGACACGCAGCGAATGCAAGCGGTCACGATGCTGCGAGAAGGGGAAAGCTATGACGCGGTCAGTCAATGCATCGGTGGTTCGGCAGGCATCCACCGCATCCCACTGCGGCTAAGGCCCGACGCCCCTCTGCCGTTTGGCCCCGAAGATATTTTGTTGTACGACAACGATGTTCTGTTTGTCCCCGCACGCGACAAAGAATATTTTTTGACCGGTGGGCTGTTAGGTGGAGCGAAGATCCCCTTGCCTCGAGACCACGACGTGGACGTATTGGAAGCGATCGCAATCGCAAATGGACATATTGATGGACCGGTCGCCGCGACGACCAGTTTCGTCAATGGACCTGGCAACGTGTTCCCACCCAGTCGGGTTCTATTGGTGCGGCGCTGGGGGCGTGAACAACAGATGAAAATCGAAGTCGACATTCACGAAGCGATGAATAACCCTCGCGAGCGAATCATCATTCAGCCCGGGGACTTGGTTATCCTAAAATACACCCCGACCGAAATCGTTTTGAACGCGGCTCTCAATACGGTGAATCTGAATTATTCGCTAAATGACAATTAA
- a CDS encoding DUF1571 domain-containing protein, giving the protein MDRNRRNLLLTLGSVAAGATTLAAQPPSTNTHEPIFRVSRANSVPREAVNPLDRALEMAREGLVNIRENVTDYTTVIVKRERLNGTLTDPDFMFAKIRNRKVKSGQLHTPFGVYLMFLKPTSVKGREVVYVEGQNDGRLIAHEGGMRGRFLPTVPLDPNGALAMRGQRYPLTEIGIENLIVKLIERGETARQHPEITCEFRKNAKLKDRVCTVIQLNQPRRVSELEFSRAQIFIDDELNLPIRYVAYDWPTEPGGTGAIIEEYNYLDVKINPGLSDSEFDRENPAYNF; this is encoded by the coding sequence ATGGATCGAAATCGCAGAAATCTATTGCTTACACTTGGTTCGGTTGCCGCTGGAGCGACGACCCTCGCTGCGCAGCCACCGTCCACGAACACTCACGAACCCATTTTCCGGGTTTCGCGGGCGAATAGCGTGCCACGCGAAGCGGTGAATCCGCTCGATCGTGCCTTGGAGATGGCGCGTGAAGGATTGGTCAATATCCGAGAAAACGTGACCGATTACACAACCGTGATCGTCAAACGCGAGCGTCTAAATGGGACGCTTACCGATCCCGATTTCATGTTTGCGAAAATTCGAAATCGGAAAGTCAAATCAGGCCAATTGCACACGCCATTCGGCGTTTATTTGATGTTCTTAAAACCCACGTCGGTTAAAGGACGCGAAGTCGTTTATGTCGAAGGCCAGAACGACGGACGATTGATCGCCCACGAAGGCGGAATGCGTGGCCGTTTCTTGCCAACCGTTCCCCTCGACCCAAATGGGGCTCTGGCAATGCGTGGGCAGCGGTATCCGCTAACGGAGATCGGGATCGAGAACCTGATTGTCAAGTTGATTGAGCGCGGAGAAACGGCTCGCCAGCATCCAGAAATCACCTGCGAATTCCGGAAAAATGCGAAGCTGAAAGATCGTGTCTGCACCGTCATCCAACTAAACCAGCCACGCCGAGTCAGTGAGCTGGAATTCAGTCGAGCTCAGATCTTTATCGATGATGAACTCAATTTGCCGATCCGCTATGTCGCCTACGATTGGCCGACCGAACCAGGTGGGACCGGAGCGATTATCGAAGAGTACAACTACTTGGATGTGAAGATTAATCCAGGGCTTTCCGACAGCGAATTCGATCGCGAAAACCCGGCTTACAACTTCTAA
- a CDS encoding prenyltransferase/squalene oxidase repeat-containing protein, with the protein MPASRLARRSNLFPILFAATGLLAIAGFGPAASAQTVTEAGAASSENARQEAVLAGMEYLKTKGQNPDGSFSGSTGAAVTALCVSAILENRPHAISDPAVVKGLEFLKQNVRKDGGIYAAGSKHRNYETCVAVQTFKLANNKGQYDDVLKQADRFLRGLQWDEGEGIETSDTAYGGAGYGSHNRPDLSNTSFMIEALRELGADENDPAIQKALVFVSRTQNLESDKNDTPFAAKINDGGFYYTPAAGGQSQANQTANGGLRSYGSMTYAGLKSMIYAGLDKDDPRVAAALRFISDNYSLESNPGMGAAGLYYYYHTFAKSLALADMETLKTSDGKTHNWRQDLTETLKAAQREDGSWVNEQNARWMESDANLVTAYALLALSQLK; encoded by the coding sequence ATGCCTGCTTCTCGACTCGCTCGTCGATCGAACCTCTTTCCGATCCTGTTCGCTGCCACTGGATTGTTGGCGATTGCAGGATTTGGCCCGGCAGCCTCGGCTCAAACCGTGACCGAAGCGGGTGCGGCGTCGTCGGAAAACGCTCGACAAGAAGCGGTCCTCGCTGGAATGGAGTATCTAAAAACCAAAGGGCAAAATCCGGATGGTTCTTTTAGCGGGTCGACCGGTGCGGCCGTCACCGCTTTGTGCGTGTCAGCCATTTTGGAGAACCGCCCACACGCGATTTCCGATCCTGCCGTAGTCAAAGGCTTGGAATTTCTAAAGCAAAACGTCCGGAAGGATGGGGGGATCTATGCCGCGGGGTCCAAACACCGGAATTACGAAACCTGTGTTGCCGTTCAGACTTTTAAATTGGCCAACAATAAGGGGCAATATGATGACGTCCTGAAACAAGCCGACCGATTCCTGCGCGGCCTGCAGTGGGACGAAGGAGAAGGTATTGAAACATCGGATACCGCTTACGGCGGTGCGGGCTATGGCAGCCACAATCGCCCCGATTTGTCCAATACCAGTTTTATGATCGAAGCCCTGCGTGAACTGGGGGCGGACGAGAACGACCCGGCGATCCAGAAAGCGCTTGTGTTCGTCAGCCGCACGCAAAACCTGGAATCCGATAAAAACGACACCCCGTTTGCTGCCAAAATTAATGATGGCGGGTTCTACTACACCCCGGCAGCCGGTGGGCAGAGCCAAGCCAATCAGACGGCGAACGGAGGTCTACGCAGCTACGGTTCGATGACTTACGCCGGTCTAAAGAGCATGATCTATGCTGGGCTTGATAAAGACGATCCTCGCGTTGCGGCCGCACTGCGATTCATCAGCGATAACTACTCGCTGGAATCCAACCCCGGAATGGGGGCTGCAGGCCTTTATTACTACTACCACACGTTCGCAAAATCGCTTGCTTTGGCCGACATGGAAACCCTGAAAACCAGCGACGGGAAAACGCACAATTGGCGTCAAGACCTAACCGAGACTCTCAAGGCAGCCCAGCGAGAAGACGGTTCGTGGGTCAATGAGCAGAACGCACGCTGGATGGAAAGCGATGCAAATCTTGTCACCGCCTACGCCTTGTTGGCATTGTCTCAGCTCAAGTAA